The genomic stretch GAAAAGGGAGAAGGCCCCCTCCGCCAGCGCCTCGCGGCCGGCCTGGTCCAAGGCCTTGTATCCACCGGCCTTCAGGACGCCGAGCTTGGCAAGGGTGCCGCCGACTCCTGCCTTGGCCATCTCCTTGGTCATGCCCTGGTAGGCCATGGTCAGCTCCTGCTTCAGCTTGGCGCCCGTCGCTGCCAGATTCTTGTCCAGCGCTTTCAGCCGAGTGAGCTGGACGAGCTTCCCGCCCTGGCGGTCGGGCGCGAACTGGGTGAGGTCGCCCAGACCCAGGATCTCGGCCTTGACGGACTTGGCCGCCTGGTCCAGGTGCTTCAGGCTGGTGGTGAGGAGGTCGTCCGAGTAGGCGCCGGCCTTGGCCAGGCTTTCCGCCGTGGCCTTTTCGATGGCTTGCCGCTGGGTGGTGGCGTAGGCGTTCAGGGCCCGGCTGCCGCGCACCAGGAGGAGCGCTTCCGCCTGCAGGTGGAGCGCTCCCACCGGCAGCGGGGCATGCGGCCGGCCACACGTACAGGTGGCGCTGGGCATCAGGCGGCCTGGGCGGCTTCAGCCTTGGCGAGGCTCTCCTGCACCAGGATCTGGGCGCGCTGCAGGAGCAGCTGGTCCACCTGGTCGTAGAGGGCCGCCACGTCGCCCGTCTGGCCGTCCGGCGCGCCCTCCGTGGGCTTGGCGTCCGGCGCGCCCTTCAGCCGCTCGGCCAGGTTGAGCAGGTAGAAGACCTGGTCGTTCTGCAGCATGCCTTGCTGGGCCAGGCCCACGATGTCGCCAGGGGACAGTGGCGCGATCACCTGCTTCGTCTCGCGCTTGGTCTGGGCCTGCTCGATGTCGGGCGAGAGGCCCATCATCGCCTGCAGGCTGCGCACGCTGATCAGGCCGCGGTCGTAGAGGTCCACCAGCACCTTGCGCTGGTCGGCGCCGGCCGAGAGGTCGATCTCGGGGAAGGCGATGTGCAGGGTCTCGCCCTCTTTCCCGCGCATGGCCAGCCAGTCATCCAGCACCCACTGCAGCATCTCGCGCGCCGTGTCGCGCAGGTCCGCCAGCATGAGCTGGATCTTGGCGAAGCCCAGGCTGGCGGTTGAAAAGTTCGCTCCATCCCCGGAGACTAGGGCGCGCGTGAACCCCATGGCGACGATGACGTCGCTCTTGGCCTCCTTCACCTTTTCCTCGGTCTTGAGCGTCTCGCCCTCGGCGCCGTAGGTGTCGATGGTCACGTAGAAGGGCACGACCGCGCCCTGGCGGGCCGTCATGGCGTCGAAGATCTTCTTGATGTCCTTCAGCATGGAAGGCTTGGGCATGACGACGGTCTTGCCGAACTGGCCGCCCACCTTGATCAGCCGCACAGGCATGGCCCATCGCTTGGCGATGGCGCGCTCGGCACGCCGGTAGTCGCGCAGGAGCTCGATGGACTCGAAGGCCGGCAGCACCATGCTGGTGCCGTGGTCGGCGAAGTCCGGCGCGTCCCACATCCAGCGCCGGAACTGGGGCAGGGCCACGTCCTGATGGCCTGTGGGGTTGCCCGAGGTGTCCAGCGTGAAGGAGCGCACCTTCACCACGGTGCCGTCCTGGACCGTCGTCTCCAGGAGGAGCGGGTTCAGGGCCTTCACCTTCCTAAAGTCCTGGTAGAGCGGCGCGCCGTCCTGGGTCGTGTCCTTCTTCTCGCCGCCGTAGACCTTGAACGCCGCCGCTTCACCCTTGGTCAAGAGCTGCAAGAGCTGGTCCTTCAACCAGCGCTTCAGGCAGAGGCGCTTCTTCAGCTCGTCGACCGCCTTCTGCAGCTCGTCACTGGACGCCAGGACGGTGAAGTCCTCACCCACCGCCAGCGTGCGCCAGGCATTGATGCAGTTGTTGACGATGGGTTCCTGCTGGTAGTACTCCCAGGCCTTGGCGCCCCGGTCCGCCCAGGCCTGGGCGATGCCGTCGTTCTCCGTCTCGCTGGCGAAGGGGTCCAGCGTGGCGGCCTGGGCCTGCATCTCATCGCCCACCAGCAGCACGCCGCCCGCGCGCGGCGCGCGGTTGAAGATCCCGGATCCAAGCAGGTTCATGGTTCCCCCTCGCTACTCGAACACGCTGTCCGTCAGCAGGGGCATGACGAACTCCGCGTCCAGGCTACCCCCCTCGTCCGTGAGCTGCTTCAGGTGCTCGCGCTCCTTGCGCAAGACGGCCGTGCGCGTGGAGTCGATGATGTGGTCGTTGCCCTTGGAGTAGATCAGGCGGCCCATCTGCGTCTGGCTGTAGGTGTGCGTGCAGAACTGGTCCTCCCAGTCGAGGTCCACGTCGCCGGCGGGAAAGAGCAGGGTGCGCGCCGCCAGGCGGCCGTTGATCAGGCTGGTCATGTATTCCTTGATGCGCTGGACCTTGGGCCGGCCCTGCGGATCGTAGGACGTGGTCAGGCTGCCGCCGAAGTCGTAGGTCTCCAGCCGGAAGGCGAACTGGTGGCCCTCGTAGCGGTCCTCGGTGGTGAGGATGTGCTCGACGGCCAGGCCATTGGACCCGGCGTCGAAGCCCAGGCCGGCGAAGTCGAAGTGGTCGTCAAGGATGGCGATGATCGCCGCCTGGAAGGTGTAGGGCATATGCTCGTTGTGGACGCGCAAGACAGGCACCAGGCGCCCGCGTTCGTCCTCCAGCCAGACCGTCAGCTCGCTGGGGTCGTTGGTGTAGCCCAGGTCGCCGCCCATCCAATACGTGCCACGCGCCTCGTCCTGCAAATCAAGCAGAGATTCCAGCCGGCTGAAGGCCTCGTCCACCGAGTGGATGGCGCTGAATTCCTCACCGTCGATCCGCACCACGCGGTAGACCTTTTCCAGCTTCCGCTGGCAATCCCGGAACTGACGCACGTTGAAGGCCGAATATGACGGCGCGCCATGCTCGCCGGCCACCTCGTGCTGGAAGCCCGCCGTGTCCTTCCCGCCGTAGAACTTGGCCTCGCCCTCGGTGTCGGCCTGGCACCAACCCGGCACGATCCAGCTCGGCCACTTGTAGATCCTCCAGCCGCTGGCCGGCTGGGTGATGCGGTAGTAGGTCGTGTTCCTCAGGCCGTTGGGGTTGGAGTAGCAGCGCATCTGGCCGCCGCGGTTGAGCACTCTTCGGAGTGCGCGCCAAGCGGGCTCGGGGTACCAGGCGGCCTCGTCCACCAGCACGCGGTCGCAGTGCAGGGAGCGCACGCTCTTGCCCGTCGGGCCCGCCGGCCGGAAATAGATGATCGTGCCGTTCTTCCACGTGATCTGGTAGTAGGGCTTGCGCGTGATGCGGTGCCGGCCGTTCGCATCGACGGCCACCATCTCCAGCAGGAACTCGCTGTTCTGCAGGTGGGCCTCGACCTCCTCGATGATCTTGTTCACATGGCCGTCGTTGGGCGCTGTCACCAGCATGCGCCCGTTCCGGGCGGTCACGCCGTAGTGCAGGACCTGCACGACGATGTCCACGGTCTTGCCCACCGCACGCCCATCCTGGTGGGCGATCTGCAGGGCGGAATCCCGCACGTCCTCCACCTGGTGCGGCCAGAGGGCCATGGGCCGCCCCGACTCCGGGCCGTCGAGCTGGGAGAGGAAGCCGGCGGAAAAGGCGACCGGGTCCAGCAGCACCTGAACGAAGGAGATCTCGTCCTGGGAGAGCTTGGCCGGATGAGGTTTACGAATCGTCATCTATCTGATTCTCAAGGTGTTCCGACTTGACTTCCGGGAGGGCCTTGTGCAGACTGATGTCCGAGAATGAACGGGCGAGCTTATCCCCGCCAGTCACACCCCAGCGCGAGAGGACCCATGCGGTCACAGATCCCAGCCTTTGCCGAACACCTGGCGGCCCGGCAGCTTGCCCTTGGCACTATCACGCCCTACCTGTCCGAGCTGCGCCGCTTTGCCGCCTTCCTGGAAGCGGAGGGCGTTGCCTTCGATGGACTTTCCATCACGCAGGCCACACGCTACTTCGTCCGAGAGGGAAGGTCAAGTCTGACCACGCGCCGGGCCCTGACCATCCTGAACCAGTTCCTGACCTGGGCCAAGCACCCACTGGCGCCTGAGCTCGGCGCCATCCGCCTGCCCCGCGCGCACCAAGCTGCCCCCGACTACCTGAGCGAGGTCGAGGAGAAGGCGCTGCGCAAGGCCCTGAAGGCGCGCACGGACGTCCGAGACCAGCCCCGGGACCGGGCGCTCTTCTGCCTGCTGCTGGACACGGGGATTCGCATCTCCGAAGCCGCTGGGCTGACCGTGGGCGACGTGGAGCTGGATGAGAAGACGATCCGGCTGGTCACCAAGGGCGACAAGCGCCGCGTGCGCTTCCTACCCGTGGAGACGCGAGACCTGCTACGGCCGCTGATGGCCGGCCAGCCGGCGGAGAGCGCCGTGTTTCGCACCCGGACCGGGCGCGCCGTCAGCGATCGGCACATCCGCCGCCTGCTCGACTCCTGGGCCAAGGCCGCCGGGATCGAGCGGTTCATCCATCCGCACGCCCTCCGGCACACCTTCGCCACCAGCCTGCTGAAGAAGACCGGCAACCTGCGCCTGGTCCAGCTCGCCCTGGACCACGAGAGCCCCAAGACGACGGCCATCTACGCCCACGTGGCCGACGAGGAACTTCGGGCCGCCATCGAAGGTCGATGCAAGTGAGGCTTCGTGGTGCGGATTGGATGGAGGCAAGCACCTGCCAAAATCCCAACAATACAGGGTTTAATGATGGCAGTTGGTGTTCGGTGTGTGTATGCGTTTTAGGAGCAAATCATAGTCAATTCAATCCCGGTCACTGGATTGTGATGCTAACCAAATTTCGCCACCTTATACCCAACAAACAGAAAGAAGGTCGATGGCAACGGAAACTCAAACAGCAGCATGGACCGAACTCAGTCCGACACCAGCGGCCGCTGCGATGCGCCGGCTTAGGGCCCAGCGCCGACAGGCCCGCATCGGTTCTGGCCAAAGCTTGCAGCAGGTTCGCATCGAAACCAGCCACTACCTTCACCACACCACGCGCATCGAAGAGCGGGGCTCCGGCAAGGTCTGGGTCCGCCACTCCTGGGAAGGGCGCGTGCAGGTGAAAGGTCACAACCACGTCATCACGCGCAGCGTGGCCAAGTACGGCGCCCGCAAGGCCTACCTGCAGTGCCTCAATCAAGTAGGCGAGTGGCTCCTCCTACTCTACCCTGCTGATTGGGTGGAGGTCAAGCTGCAGACGCTTGTGGACAAAGCGCCCGAAGCGTAGACCCCTAAACAACTCAGATTTCCAATTATCGCCCCGAAAGGGGCGATTTCTCTCACTGTCCAATCAATCAGCACCAAGACAATGTTTCAGCAATAAAACCTGATTAATATTTCTCTATTCAACTTGACTTATAAAAGTGTCTCTGCGTAGTTATGCCCACCAAACGAGGAGACGGACCGATGACGAAGATGACGCGCAAAGGCCTGATTAACATGCTGGGCGAAGACGAAGCCGCTTTCATGCAACTCTTGAAGACCAAGCTGATCCAGCTTATGGCAACCGACAACTTGGACACGGTCCAGCTTGCCCGCGACGAGATGGCCAACCGAGGCTTGGGCACGAACGGAGAGTGGATTGGCTTTCCGGCAGCCAAAAAGCTCTGGCAAGCGCCGGCTGCTGCCGCCCAGCCGGGCGCCGACGATGCGACGATCGACGCTGGCCTTGCCGCCCTGGCCAACATCCACTGCGGGTTCGAGACCCTGGAAGCCCGCAACATGGACGCTCTGGACTTCCACGAGGTCTGCGTCCTAAGCCTGAAGGACGCCCTGCGCGCCGCCTTTGAGCTGGGCCGGGCAAGCAAGTAACCCACACGAGAGGAGACACGGACATGCTGCTCAACGACCTGATTGCCAAGCTGGAAGAGCTGGCCCAGGACCACCCGGACGCAGAGGTCAGACTCCTGACTCAATCTCAATGGCCTTTTCAGAATTGCCTGCTTGGCATCACCACCCAAAGCGCCATTGCCGACGAAGTGGATCAGCAAGAGGCCGAACGGCTTCTGGAGCGGGGTGTCGAACTGGAAGACGAGGACGAGGTCGGCCCGCGCAAGGACGCCAACCCTGGACCCGAGATCATCTACCTGGTCGAGGGCAGCCAGCTCGGCTACGGCAGCAAGGCCGCCTGGGATGTCTGCGAACGCTGAAACGTGCCGATGGAAAACTGATACACCGATCACACGCCCGGGCCGGCAGGATTCTGCCCAGGCAACACCAAGGAGACGACCAATGGCAAAGCAGAACTGGGACGTGAAGGCCTTCGTGGCCGGGCAAGTGGCGCTGGGACGCGAGACCCTGGGTGGCGCCCGCAAGCGGCTGGGCCGCGTGGATGTCCAGCTCCAGCAGGCCTTCCTGCAGCTGGGGCAGGATGCGCAGCTTCAGGCGGAGATGGCCACGGTGATGGGCCGCATGCAGGCCCTAAAGGAAAGCGTCGAGCAGGTGGCGGAGCGGCTGGACGCGCTTGCACCGAAGGAGACCCTGGCTGCCCAGGAGGCCCAGGTCTGACGGCCCACTGGCATTCCCACTCTTACGGGCCATTCGTGGCCCGTTTTATGTTCAACCATTATTAGTAGTCCAGAACTAAAGTCCGAAGATTTCTCACGATTATGTTGACTTAGTTAAGTGGCGATGCGTAGTTACGCCCAACAAAAAAGGAGAGACACCATGTCAAGCATCGAATCGGCAGTCACCAAACGCATCGCACGGACTTGGATGGTGGGTTACGACACTACGGAGCGCGCGGACTTGGCTGCCCTGGGTGACGGGCAGCTTTCTAACGCCTACCGCCGCTTCCATGGCGCACTGAACAATAGGACGGAGCAGGAGAAGACCGAAATCGCCGCCCTCTACGCCGAGCTCATGCGTCGGCACTACCGGCGCCAAGCCGCCGTGGAGGAGCAGGCCCGGCAGGCCTGGGCCATGGTCGAAGCCGCTGGAGTCTGGCCGAACAGCACCAAGCGCGTGCCGCAGGTCGGGGCCAGGGTTTGGAAGGTGTTCCCCGCCCTGTTCGGCATGGCCCTACGGGTCAATGGCCGGGTCTTTCGGGCCAAAGTTGGGCTCCGGGTCCGGCTGGACGCCGGGCAGCCCATCGCCGGCGCCAAAACGGTCGACCTGGACAGCGGATGGCGGATCGCAGAATAGCCTTAACGCCAGCCTCAGCAAAGCGCCCCGAAAGGAGCGTTTTCTGCTTTACTGGACTAGCGATCCATTTGACTGCTTGTGGCATGTAAAATAGTCCGAAGATTTCTCATATATAACTTGCTTTCGCAAAGTGTCACTGCGTAGTTATGACCAACACAAAGGGAGACGGACACTATGACGATCAAGACTAACACCAAGCAAACCGCCGCCAACAACACCTTCCTGAAGAGCGTAAAGCGGGACTGGAACACGAAGATCTACAAGCACGTCCTGGCCCTGGTCAACACCCAAGGCGAGGACGCCGCCCGCGCCAACCTGCAAACCTTCACCACCGCCACGCTGAACTACTAAGAGGGCTGGACTCATGACGACCAACACCAACCTCGCGCCCATGAAAACCGGCCTCTACCTGCTTGGGAAGGCCAGTGCCCAGGCAAATACCCTGCAGGCCACACTGCAGCGGGCCGCCGCACAGTTTGCCGCCGACAAGCGCTTCCGGAACGACCTCGGCGACGCCCTGGCCCAGATCCACAAGCTGGCCGAAGCCATCCAAGACCTCGCGGTCCACGCCGAGATGGCCATCGACGAAACTCCAACCGCTTGACAGCCAGCAGCAATAAGCTGGAGCACTTCATGAACACGACCGCCACCGCCCAGACCACCACGGTCGGCCGCTTCACCTTCAACCACGAGACCGGCAAAGTCGTCGGCCCCGCCGGCTACCTGCAAAGCGGCCGGTTAGAAGCCATCATGGACAAGATCCACAGCGGGCAGAGCACGGTTTACAACACCGGGCGCCAGCTGGGCCATGGCGGGATCAACCTGATCCTTGTCTGTATCCAGACCGACTACGCCGCCTGGGCCGGCGAACAGGAATTCCTGGCCCTTTCCCGCCGGTAGCGGCAACCCCAACAAGGAGCCCATGACCATGCGACTGCTCTCAAGCGCCCCTGCCCGCATCTTCGCCACCTTGGCCGAAGCCGACAATGCTGCCGCCGAGCTGGCCACCGGCGAGACCGAGGGCTGGACCTACACGGTCATCCCGGACCCCAAGGGCTCCGGCCGCTGCACTATCGAGATCCGCGACGAGGACGGCCGCTTCGTTTCCAAGCTGACCAGCTGAAAGGACCACCCCCATGAACCGCTTCACCGTCACGCGCACAGGAACCGGTGCCCCATTCGGAACCATCACCCTTGACCCTCTCAATCCGGATCCCGACACAAAGGCCAGCTTTACACCGGCCAATGCCCGGTCCAAGCGAGAGTCCTTTAACGTGGAAGCCCAGCTCATCGACGCCGCCCGCTGGCTGGCCGAAACTGAAGACAACGTCGTGAGCATTTGCCTCGACTGCGGCTTGACCGTCGGCAAGGAGCCTGAGGCGACACTGGGCGCGCCTGGCGCCTGAAGCTTCCACCAAAAGCCCCATCAAAGGCGCTCCGAAAGGGGCGCTTATTGTATAACTGGGCTATTCATCTCTTTGACTGTTTTAGACATCTAAAATAGTCCGTAGATTTATTAAATCTAACTTGCTATCCGAAAGTAACGATGCGTAATTATGCCCAACAAAACGGGAGAGACACCATGACGCGCAAGACCAACACCCAGAACGCCACGGGCAACAACCCCCACATCCTGGGCCGTTTTTCCAGCCCGGCCCTGGCGGCCTCCTTCTCGGCCAGGACCCTGAAGGCCTCGCGCCAATTCATGGGCGACGACGAGAAGATCTGGGTGGTCACCATGGCCGAGGGCGAGCGCCTGCTGGCCGACGGATACGAAGAACTGCGCTAAGCGAAACAGCAAAAGGAGACGGACCCATGACAACCGAAGCCACCACCACGCTACAAGACCTGCTGACCCAGCTCGCGCATGCCAAGGCGGTGTTGCGCGAGGCGCGGCATGACGACGACATGACGCACCGGGACGACGCAGCAAAGGCGGAGGTCCAGGAGCGACTTATCTACGCCAGACTGGCTCTTCGGGACGTCGAGATGGCAATCGGTGAGGCCATGGCCCCAGGCGGCAAGGCCGTGGTCATCCTCACCCTTGGCAGGGAAACCTGCCTCGTCTCCATCACCACCATGGCCAACATTGGTCAGCCGGAGCGCGCCTACAGCGACGACTTCTGTGGAGCCTACCAGAAGTGCGAAGGATGCAAGGTCTGGAAGCAGACGATCCAGTTCTGGGCCAAAGACGGTCGCTGGGTGCCCAGCATGGTCGAGACCATCCTCAACCGCCACGGATACCGCCTGATCGGCTGGGCAGACAACATGCCGGCTGCCGCGCGCAGCAAGCACAACAGCGCCATCTGACGGACAGCCCCAACGCCCGGCGCTGGCCCAAGGGCGGCCCGGGCCTGCTAAGGTGGACGCCATGCATCAGCAGATGATTCGGGAAGAACTCACGCGGCAGGGCCGGAATGGCATCAACCCCCGCTGGATCGAAGGCTGGATGCGCCTGGAGCTGGGCTGCCTCGACTGGCTGGACAAGCCTCGCTTTCGCCGCGAGGTGACCATCGCCGCCCAATGCGTGGACGCCTCTACCACCCACGAAAACGAGACCCTGGCCATGAGCCTGCTCGGCCCGCCGCGCAGCCAGCGCAAGGAGAACACACATGCCTGACTTCACCCAGATACCCGCCCACCTCGCCCCGGCTCTCTTCGCGCCCGCGGGCCACCCTGGGCCTGCCCGCTCATCGCCATACGTCGCCCAAAACTCACTCCGGCGAAGTTCGTTCTTGTCACGGTTGCGGAAATCCTCACCATGACTTCCACCTGCAGTGCGCACCCATGTCAAGGGAATGCAGCACTTCCGCACAGATCACTTCGACACTGGTACGTGGACAAAATCCAGGGGAATGACTCAGACTGATCAACTTAAGATGTTTGCGAGGTACGACCATCTGCACTTGCTGCATGAAGCCAGCTACATCCATCGTGCAAGCGTCGTGAGGCAATCCACCAACCTCGTCTGCGTCATCAAAATAGTCGCAGTCGATATCCAAAATGATCGGAGTTTCGCGCGGTATAATGCTGCCTAGCTCCGCGAGATTGCAGTGACCATCGCAGCGAAGTATTGGAATGCCATTACTGCCATCTCTTGATGGTCGACAACGCAGACGTCGGACGCCTCGGTTTAACAGGTCGTCCTCGGCCCAGCCAACCGTGATGGACGAGGGATTTCTTACGCCGGCGATGTTCGCAGTTGAATGATCGGGAAACACGAAAGCTATTCCAATGACCGGCAGCAAGTGAAGGGCGAGCGTTAGGTATGATCCAATTTCGATGGCACTGCTGTCGACGGCCGATCTCACCGTGAACGGTTCCTGCGGCGAGACTGTCTTACCGGTCCAGCGGTCGATTAAACGACCTGTTGCATCCGGAACGACGTTTGGACTGCCCAAGTCGTCGTGACTATCGGCGTGGATGATGTAAACTGGCGGTCCGTTCAAGAACATCGAGAGAAAATGCGGCAGGATCGCTGCGTGATGGATGACTTCTACCGCAATAACGGATCCCGATGTGTGTGTTGCCAGGACCGTCGAAAGCGGCGGCACACATGCAGACGTCTCGCAAATGACCCGCCCCGGGAGAAACTCGATGCGAATTACATCCAGTATCTGCAATTCCTTGCGAGCTACGGCCTCGATGTCGATACCGAAAATGGGATCAAGAGGGATCTCAATCGACGGCATAAGTGCGCGTAGCGTCTTTTGGAATGGCGCGTCGACACCAAGTATTTAGGGCTTCGAAGTCTAGGGGCAATTCCGCCGGCAGTGATCGACTCAGTGTTTCGAGCCGAGCAACGGCATCGCAATCACTGAACTGTTTCATCATCATCTGACAACTGGCGCAGGTACCCGACGGTGCATCTTCCAATGAATTGCCGAACACCGGCCATGCCCGGTGTGGACCGAACACGGCGTTGATGCGCGCCAATGGGTGAGCCGCAAGACGATTGAGGCAACAGGCTAAACTGTCCTTACCAATCTTTCCGAGTTTCATCCCAGGGGTATCTTGCTTCGCGTTGCAGCACACGACGACTTCACCACTAGGTGTGACGGTGGGGCTTGTGAGTGAGAAAGCACAGCGCGCACCGCAAGCATCGATTGATTCCTTCAGTCCGCTTGCGGCGGCGCGTCCGATGCTTGAGATCTGAGCGGGAAGCCAGTCGACTGATTCCGCGCCTTGAAACAACCCCGCGCACGCGTGCAGCAAGGTATCACAGGTCCAAGTCGACCCGCTCTGTTCGACAACGTTTACCGCGACATCTAGACCTAGTGTAAGACCGCAATCCAGAAAGGCAGCAAGCTCCCTCAGAGACACGACTCGAGCATGCCAGTCGTCGTACGACACCATTACCCTTTCCAAGCCAGCATGGGCAAGTCTACGCAACCGAACCGGTGGGGCAAGTTGACCTGGTGAAAAGATCGAGGTGACCATTTCAACCATCAAGCCCGCGCTGCGGGCAGTACCGACAATCTCCTCGAGTTCGGCGTGCAACAGCGGTTCGCCACCCGTCACATGGATCGTGCGGATGGAAAGCTCACTTGCCTGACGCACCACCGCACGCACAAGTCCCAACCCCATTTCTTCACCCTGAGGACCTGCACCAAGGTAACAGTGCCCACATCCAGTGTGACAGCGCTCAGTAACGCGGAGTGCAAGGACGTATGGCACAGCGATTGGCACTGCTGATGAAGGGCCATCGTACTCATATGATTCGAACATTCGGTCTCCTTCCTGTTCGCAACTCAGCTCACCGCAATGAGTTCCTTCGCCAGCATAGCCGGGCCGAGCAGGAGACCCAGTCGTTGTCCCCGTTCTTGACAGTCAGTTAGGCGCATTCTCGCCGCATCTTCCAGGGAACTCAATTCTCGGGTGAAATGATGGCCCTTCAATTTCAGGCGGCCCTCATCGTCCTTCATGCCATGGACCAGAACAAAAGCAGGCTCAGTCGGTACATTCCGCAGGATATCGTTGAGAGCGTCGTCAACATCATAATTGTAGAACAGAGCTGACACGTATTCCATCGCCCATTGTAGTCTAATTTCGTCCGTCGACACCTCGCGTAATGCCCAAAAGAAGTACTTAACGCGTTTCCAGTAGTCTATGTAGGGCCACGCGCATTTTGCTCGCGGTCGCATATCATACCTATCCGGCGAAGCATCGTACAATCGCCCATCGTCGAGCAGGTTGAAGCGGAGCGCAGCCAACCAACGCCTCTCGGCGCCTTCACCAAGGCCTAGCCGAGGCCGTACGCGGTCACAGCGCATCTGAAAGTGTGAAAAGAAGTAAAGAGCCTGCTTCTCATTCCAAAATCCCGAGTCTTTGTCGATTAGATCATCAACAAAGCGGCCCATGAGACAGGCGAGCAACTGATGACGAACGATGTCGGGCCGTTCAGCAGTCGCTTCACGGCCAAGTACGGCTTCCAGAGTGGGGAGCACGAAGCGGGCGGTGTACATGTAGTGCAGGTAAACAACGATGTGTTCTAGTTCAGATAGGGATGCATCCCGAAGCTCGTCCAGAGTCTCGGCGATCTCGAGTTCAATGTATGGAGCGATAGAAGATAGCCATCGATGAAGCTCGACAGGACCCTCGAATTCAAAGTTGAAATGACTAGTCGCCATCATGCTTGCGCCCTTCAGGCTTCGAGCGACGGAGTAGACTGCGGCGCTGGGACTTCAGCCAAGAGCTTTTGCACTCGCGCTTTGAGTTCCGCGTCTTCCGTTGTGTCAAGCGCACGGGCAGCGTATCGAAAGGCGGCGTCGAAATCCCGAAGGACTATGGCGGCACCTGCAGCAAGGTAGCCCGCCAAGGGTGAGCGCAGAACAGGAGGAGCTGTCCTGTAGGCTAAAAGGGCCTCTGCGTGGCCGTGCTTTGCGATCAAGCCGAACATTCGCTCAGGCAGATCGATCGTTGAAGCAATGCATCCATTACGCGCCAGGCATCCACCCCGACATCGGCCCGAATGCGCATGAGTGCAATCGGTGCACCATTTGAACAGAGTTGGCATCCACCTGTTTCGGTCAACGGATCTCTGGAAGTGCCGCTTCAAATCCTCCGGTGAAGAAAAATCTTCGAGAAGGACCC from bacterium encodes the following:
- a CDS encoding tyrosine-type recombinase/integrase, which codes for MRSQIPAFAEHLAARQLALGTITPYLSELRRFAAFLEAEGVAFDGLSITQATRYFVREGRSSLTTRRALTILNQFLTWAKHPLAPELGAIRLPRAHQAAPDYLSEVEEKALRKALKARTDVRDQPRDRALFCLLLDTGIRISEAAGLTVGDVELDEKTIRLVTKGDKRRVRFLPVETRDLLRPLMAGQPAESAVFRTRTGRAVSDRHIRRLLDSWAKAAGIERFIHPHALRHTFATSLLKKTGNLRLVQLALDHESPKTTAIYAHVADEELRAAIEGRCK
- a CDS encoding radical SAM protein, whose protein sequence is MFESYEYDGPSSAVPIAVPYVLALRVTERCHTGCGHCYLGAGPQGEEMGLGLVRAVVRQASELSIRTIHVTGGEPLLHAELEEIVGTARSAGLMVEMVTSIFSPGQLAPPVRLRRLAHAGLERVMVSYDDWHARVVSLRELAAFLDCGLTLGLDVAVNVVEQSGSTWTCDTLLHACAGLFQGAESVDWLPAQISSIGRAAASGLKESIDACGARCAFSLTSPTVTPSGEVVVCCNAKQDTPGMKLGKIGKDSLACCLNRLAAHPLARINAVFGPHRAWPVFGNSLEDAPSGTCASCQMMMKQFSDCDAVARLETLSRSLPAELPLDFEALNTWCRRAIPKDATRTYAVD